From one Colletotrichum destructivum chromosome 3, complete sequence genomic stretch:
- a CDS encoding Putative mini-chromosome maintenance protein: MTPPSDAGMLMSDAPSRASATPRRSLMPSSSGGRPRVPPSESMGAPSDDEAEGFADDQVPRGSRIPDITNIPRVEDKIGLMVQDHFESFIEEFIEDPTSSGAPTSSAVTTDKYYVAQIHGMRTYQLSTFYVDFKHLVAWHNGELADGVMRGYYRFLPFLTAALHNMIAKHEPQYFREHRQPTSSSNPTNSAASQLGSASQTEMGDKTANQQTDKLFAIAFYNLPLISRVRSLRAANIGQLLSISGTVTRTSEVRPELSLGTFVCEACRTVVPNVEQTFRYTEPTQCPNGTCQNRQAWQLDIRHSTFVDWQKVRIQENSSEIPTGSMPRTMDVIMRGEIVDRAKAGEKCIFTGALIVVPDVSQMGLPGLRPSAVRDDKSAAGADAGGSGVSGLKSLGVRDLTYRLAFLACMVTPDVSNPGQSASGQVSDIISSLTQNNTHDNSESVEDVQAAVLASMNPSEIEELRGLVHSDHIYSRLVNSIAPTVYGHEVVKKGLLLQLMSGVHKTTAEGMELRGDINICIVGDPSTSKSQFLKYICSFAPRAVYTSGKASSAAGLTAAVVKDEETGDFTIEAGALMLADNGICAIDEFDKMDIADQVAIHEAMEQQTISIAKAGIQATLNARTSILAAANPVGGRYNRKTTLRANINMSAPIMSRFDLFFVVLDECNESVDRHLAEHIVGIHQLRDEAIEPEFSTETLQRYIRFARTFRPEFTPAAKELLVKHYKELRADDAQGGIGKNSYRITVRQLESMIRLSEAIAKANCVDEIEPPMVTEAFNLLRQSIISVEHDDIDIEDEELPEEGEALLGAASEAAGQPVEDDSMAVDEANETPAPAARPKQTITFEKYSSMVNLFVEHVNEAETENGEGVEGDALVDWYLEQKEDELDDVAHAEEERALAKKVLKRMVKENILMAVRGQGLADDEAGEGASATAEAEQRIVYVLHPNCAVEEF; the protein is encoded by the exons ATGACCCCCCCCAGCGACGCCGGCATGCTGATGTCGGACGCTCCATCTCGTGCGTCGGCTACCCCTAGACGCTCCCTCATGCCCAGTTCCTCCGGCGGCAGGCCAAGAGTGCCACCCTCCGAGAGCATGGGCGCTcccagcgacgacgaggctgAGGGATTTGCCGACGATCAGGTTCCTCGTGGATCGAGGATACCCGACATTACAAACATTCCCCGCGTGGAGGACAAGATCGGCCTCATGGTCCAGGACCACTTTGAGTCTTTCATAGAGGA ATTTATAGAAGATCCGACTTCTTCTGGCGCACCGACATCCAGCGCCGTCACAACGGACAAGTACTACGTCGCCCAGATTCACGGCATGCGCACATACCAGCTTTCCACCTTTTATGTCGACTTTAAGCACTTGGTTGCATGGCATAATGGCGAGCTGGCAGATGGTGTCATGCGAGGCTACTACCGCTTTCTACCGTTCTTGACCGCCGCCCTGCACAACATGATCGCCAAGCACGAGCCGCAGTACTTCCGCGAACATAGGCAGCCGACCTCTTCCAGCAATCCGACCAACTCGGCCGCGAGCCAGCTGGGCTCCGCTAGCCAGACAGAGATGGGCGACAAGACCGCCAACCAGCAGACAGACAAGCTGTTCGCCATCGCCTTCTACAACCTGCCGCTGATCTCGAGAGTGCGCAGTCTCAGAGCAGCCAAcatcggccagctgctctCCATCTCCGGCACCGTCACGCGGACGTCAGAAGTTCGTCCCGAGCTTTCACTCGGCACCTTTGTTTGCGAGGCATGTAGGACAGTTGTTCCCAACGTGGAACAGACATTCAGGTACACGGAGCCTACCCAGTGCCCGAATGGAACCTGTCAGAACCGCCAGGCATGGCAGTTGGACATCCGCCACAGCACATTCGTCGACTGGCAAAAGGTGCGCATTCAAGAGAACAGCTCTGAGATCCCCACTGGTAGCATGCCGAGAACGATGGACGTCATCATGCGTGGCGAGATCGTGGACCGGGCCAAGGCCGGAGAGAAGTGCATCTTCACCGGTGCGCTCATAGTTGTGCCAGATGTCAGCCAGATGGGTTTGCCCGGTCTGAGGCCGAGCGCCGTTCGAGATGACAAGAGCGCGGCTGGTGCCGACGCCGGTGGTTCTGGCGTCAGTGGTCTCAAATCTCTTGGTGTTCGCGATCTGACCTACCGTCTGGCCTTCCTTGCCTGTATGGTCACTCCCGACGTTTCCAACCCGGGCCAGTCGGCGAGCGGTCAGGTTTCCGACATCATCAGCTCACTGACCCAGAACAACACGCATGACAACTCTGAGTCGGTCGAAGACGTTCAGGCTGCTGTGCTCGCATCCATGAACCCATCGGAGATTGAAGAGCTGCGTGGGTTGGTTCACAGCGATCACATCTACTCGCGACTGGTGAACTCGATCGCACCAACGGTGTACGGCCACGAGGTGGTCAAGAAGGGTCTCCTGCTTCAGCTCATGTCTGGTGTGCACAAAACCACCGCCGAAGGCATGGAACTCAGAGGTGACATCAACATCTGCATCGTGGGCGATCCCTCTACATCCAAATCCCAGTTCCTCAAGTACATCTGCTCCTTTGCCCCTCGCGCCGTCTATACCAGTGGTAAGGCATCGTCTGCTGCGGGTCTCACGGCCGCTGTGGTCAAGGACGAAGAGACTGGCGACTTCACCATCGAGGCCGGTGCTCTCATGCTGGCAGATAACGGCATTTGCGCCATTGACGAGTTCGACAAGATGGATATCGCCGACCAGGTGGCCATCCACGAAGCCATGGAGCAGCAGACCATTTCCATCGCCAAAGCCGGTATTCAAGCCACCCTGAACGCTCGCACCTCCatcctcgctgccgccaacCCCGTCGGCGGTCGCTACAACCGTAAGACGACGCTCCGTGCCAACATCAACATGAGCGCTCCGATCATGTCTCGTTTCGATCTCTTCtttgtcgtcctcgacgagtgCAACGAATCTGTTGATCGCCATCTTGCCGAGCACATTGTTGGAATCCATCAGCTGCGCGACGAAGCCATCGAGCCCGAGTTTAGCACGGAGACCCTGCAAAGATACATCCGCTTCGCCCGCACTTTCCGCCCTGAATTCACTCCCGCGGCAAAGGAACTGCTTGTGAAACACTACAAGGAGCTtcgcgccgacgacgcgcaGGGCGGAATCGGCAAAAACTCGTACCGCATCACTGTCCGTCAACTAGAGAGTATGATTCGTCTGTCCGAGGCGATCGCCAAGGCCAACTGCGTAGACGAGATCGAGCCTCCCATGGTCACCGAGGCCTTTAACTTGCTGAGACAGAGTATCATCTCCGTCGAGCACGATGACATCGAtatcgaagacgaggagtTGCcagaggagggcgaggcccTGCTCGGTGCGgcctcggaggcggcgggtCAACCTGTTGAAGATGACAgcatggccgtcgacgaagccaaTGAGACCCCGGCGCCCGCAGCCCGTCCCAAGCAGACCATCACATTCGAGAAGTACTCGAGCATGGTCAATTTGTTCGTGGAGCACGTCAACGAGGCTGAGACCGAGAACGGcgagggtgtcgagggcgaTGCGCTCGTAGACTGGTATCTGGAGCAGAAGGAGGATGAATtggacgacgtcgcccatgcagaagaggagagggcCCTGGCGAAGAAGGTGCTTAAGAGGATGGTCAAG GAGAACATCCTCATGGCTGTTCGCGGCCAGggtctcgccgacgacgaggcagGCGAGGGAGCGTCTGCGACCGCCGAGGCGGAGCAGCGCATCGTCTACGTCTTGCATCCCAACTGTGCTGTTGAAGAGTTCTGA
- a CDS encoding Putative ribonuclease H2, subunit C, with amino-acid sequence MSKAILSIQSNDSGRTKKAVANLLPCRIHHDGPVGDANYFWNPDQSEEGKPVAYFRGRKLHGTTVKLPEQYRGIVMEKSDKVEIQQLEGEAEEAQGDLVELGTMDVKAEFDEMVIWGHESSADAASDPYVRSIEEWLAAAESIHSYPSPETKTGA; translated from the exons ATGTCGAAAGCAATTCTCTCCATTCAGTCAAACGACTCTGGAAGGACCAAAAAGGCAGTCGCCAATCTGCTGCCGTGTCGAATTCACCACGATGGACCTGTCGGCGATGCCAATTACTTTTGGAACCCTGATCAGTCTGAAG AAGGAAAACCAGTCGCATACTTCCGCGGGAGAAAACTGCACGGCACGACTGTCAAGCTACCAGAACAATACCGAGGCATCGTGATGGAGAAGAGCGATAAGGTCGAGATCCAGCAGCTCGAAGGCGaggcagaagaagcgcaGGGCGATCTGGTTGAGCTGGGCACCATGGACGTCAAGGCCGAGTTTGACGAAATGGTTATTTGGGGCCACGAGTCGAGCGCCGATGCGGCGTCAGATCCTTATGTGAGAAGTATCGAAGAATGGTTGGCTGCGGCTGAATCG ATACACTCGTACCCTTCGCCGGAGACTAAGACTGGCGCATAA